A genomic segment from Bradyrhizobium diazoefficiens USDA 110 encodes:
- a CDS encoding IS5-like element ISBj2_B family transposase: MRPKKHRTTGSNDLFRSRLDQIINMRHELVLLAGRVDWDWIDGEIAPLYSDNGRPGIATRFMIGLLLLKHIYEGVCERWVHDPYFQFFTGEEFFQHVFPHERSDLSHWRKRLGDKLERLLAESLRVAHASGALRSQDLKRVTVDTTVQPKAISFPTDAKLLHAAIRGLNRLARKHGVRLRQSYVRVAKSAAMMAGRYAHAKQFNRHQRQLRILRSRLGRIIRDIRRKTEGQAALEGAFALPLSRATQIGSQQQRQRGWKLYSFHAPEVECIGKGKAAAPYEFCVKASIVTNNQRAPGGLFVLHACSLPDNPYDGHTLRNVIERTESLTGCPIERAYVDKGYRGHDTQNPRRVFISGQKRGVFGVIKRELGRRSAIEPIIGHMKNEGHLGRCYLKGRAGDAANVLLSAVGHNLRRVLAWLRDLLSLFLLSLWPTLNCPVQPNSAY, translated from the coding sequence ATGCGACCAAAGAAGCACAGGACGACAGGCTCGAACGATCTGTTCCGGTCCCGGCTGGACCAGATCATCAACATGCGACACGAGCTGGTTCTGCTCGCCGGCAGGGTCGATTGGGACTGGATCGACGGCGAGATCGCGCCGCTCTACAGCGACAACGGCAGGCCGGGTATCGCGACCCGCTTCATGATCGGATTGCTGCTGCTCAAGCACATCTACGAGGGGGTGTGCGAGCGCTGGGTCCACGATCCGTACTTCCAGTTCTTCACCGGCGAAGAGTTTTTCCAGCACGTTTTCCCGCATGAGCGCTCAGACCTGAGCCACTGGCGCAAGCGGCTCGGCGACAAGCTGGAGCGGTTGTTGGCCGAGAGCCTTCGCGTGGCGCACGCGAGCGGTGCGTTGCGCAGCCAGGACCTCAAGCGGGTCACGGTCGACACGACCGTCCAACCGAAGGCCATCAGCTTCCCGACCGACGCCAAGCTGCTGCATGCAGCGATCCGCGGGTTGAACCGCCTGGCGAGGAAGCACGGGGTCAGGCTCCGGCAATCCTATGTTCGCGTGGCCAAAAGCGCGGCGATGATGGCGGGCCGCTACGCTCATGCCAAACAATTCAACCGGCATCAGCGACAGCTGCGCATCCTGCGCAGCCGGCTGGGCCGGATCATCCGCGACATTCGCCGCAAGACCGAGGGCCAGGCCGCATTGGAGGGGGCATTCGCCCTGCCGCTGAGCCGAGCCACCCAGATCGGCTCGCAGCAGCAGCGCCAGCGCGGCTGGAAGTTGTATTCCTTCCATGCTCCGGAGGTCGAGTGCATCGGCAAGGGCAAGGCCGCCGCGCCCTATGAGTTCTGCGTGAAGGCCTCCATCGTCACCAACAACCAAAGAGCTCCGGGCGGCTTGTTCGTGCTCCACGCCTGCTCGCTGCCGGACAACCCCTACGACGGTCACACCCTTCGCAACGTCATCGAGCGCACCGAGAGCCTCACCGGCTGCCCGATCGAACGGGCCTATGTCGACAAGGGATATCGCGGCCACGACACACAAAATCCCCGCCGCGTCTTCATCTCGGGCCAGAAGCGCGGCGTCTTCGGCGTCATCAAGCGCGAGCTAGGCCGCCGTTCCGCCATCGAGCCCATCATCGGACACATGAAGAACGAAGGTCACCTTGGCCGCTGCTATCTCAAAGGCCGCGCCGGAGATGCCGCTAACGTTCTCCTCTCGGCCGTTGGCCACAACCTCCGCCGTGTCCTGGCTTGGCTCAGAGACCTTTTGTCCCTCTTCCTGCTCTCACTCTGGCCAACGCTCAACTGTCCAGTTCAGCCCAATTCGGCTTATTAA
- a CDS encoding ribbon-helix-helix protein, CopG family has product MLAKKIGMAEAALVLSRESGLSLRQAYRYLEVAKSRERLLPAPQPSVTLSLKMPADLAQKLQTHATASRLSASEVMRRAVAAYLASVREDG; this is encoded by the coding sequence TTGCTCGCGAAGAAAATCGGCATGGCGGAGGCGGCCTTGGTGCTGTCGCGCGAAAGCGGCTTGTCGCTGCGGCAGGCCTATCGCTATCTCGAAGTGGCCAAAAGCAGGGAGCGGCTCCTTCCCGCGCCGCAGCCATCAGTGACGCTCTCCCTGAAGATGCCGGCCGATCTTGCCCAAAAACTCCAGACGCATGCGACGGCTTCCAGGCTTTCGGCAAGCGAGGTGATGCGCCGAGCGGTGGCCGCTTATCTCGCGTCTGTCCGCGAAGATGGCTGA
- a CDS encoding reverse transcriptase domain-containing protein yields MLDLWAHQWRRRHARGRVVTVRYADDFVMGFESKADAQEMLLALKVRLASFGLMLHEGKTRLIEFGRFAAVSRQRRGERRPETFAFLGFTHYCGRTRDGRFIVKHKTEGKRLTRKLTALRQDAWRLMHAPLATQHERFAAALRGHYGYYGRPHNYPALNGFYREVRRIWLRCLRRRSQKSRRMGWSEFDTLTARFPLPVPRITRTWAQARI; encoded by the coding sequence ATCCTCGATCTCTGGGCCCACCAATGGCGTCGTCGTCATGCCCGCGGTCGCGTCGTGACCGTGCGCTATGCGGACGACTTCGTCATGGGCTTCGAGAGCAAGGCAGATGCGCAGGAAATGCTCTTGGCCCTCAAGGTGCGGCTGGCCAGCTTTGGCCTGATGCTTCATGAGGGCAAGACGCGGCTGATCGAGTTTGGCCGGTTCGCGGCCGTCTCGCGTCAGCGGCGCGGCGAGCGGCGACCAGAGACCTTCGCCTTCCTCGGCTTCACCCACTACTGCGGGCGGACCCGAGATGGCCGGTTCATCGTGAAGCACAAGACGGAAGGGAAACGCCTGACGCGCAAGCTGACGGCGTTGCGCCAGGACGCCTGGCGGCTCATGCACGCGCCACTGGCCACGCAGCACGAGCGGTTCGCCGCCGCACTGCGCGGGCACTACGGCTACTATGGCAGGCCGCACAATTATCCAGCGCTCAACGGCTTCTACCGCGAAGTGCGTCGGATCTGGCTACGTTGTCTGAGACGACGCAGCCAGAAAAGTCGGCGCATGGGCTGGTCGGAGTTCGACACCCTGACGGCACGCTTCCCTCTGCCCGTTCCACGCATCACTCGCACTTGGGCGCAGGCGCGGATATGA
- a CDS encoding CpaD family pilus assembly lipoprotein — MNMRYLSHSIVLAAILGGCANTASIHPNPAEQGVQVEQKKRVLLLQSLHALEKLQLRNFIADASGGRRDALHVDVSGSHKLIAQVAHEARAMGVVPSNIRLSASPLNLSGRSAVRIEAITFEAHLPNCPSLLIAGPAVDDNSFEPTLGCSTKNNLGVMVNDPLDLVDNRSVSTVNGDRAAAPLASHSTLAARNKGNGEDGASTTAPDAAGPTTQNVQPLR; from the coding sequence ATGAACATGCGATATTTGTCCCATTCGATTGTCCTTGCCGCAATATTGGGGGGCTGCGCAAATACTGCGTCGATCCATCCCAATCCTGCCGAACAAGGAGTCCAGGTCGAACAGAAAAAGCGTGTCTTGCTTCTGCAGAGCCTCCATGCCCTCGAAAAGCTTCAGCTGCGTAATTTTATCGCCGACGCAAGTGGTGGCCGGCGGGATGCGCTCCATGTGGATGTCAGCGGCTCCCATAAGCTCATTGCGCAGGTGGCGCACGAAGCACGCGCCATGGGGGTTGTTCCCTCTAACATCCGGCTGTCCGCTTCTCCCCTCAATTTATCGGGCCGTTCCGCCGTCAGGATCGAGGCGATTACGTTTGAAGCGCATCTTCCGAACTGTCCGTCGCTTTTGATCGCAGGACCAGCAGTGGACGACAATTCGTTCGAACCGACTCTTGGTTGCTCGACCAAAAACAACCTGGGAGTGATGGTGAACGATCCGCTCGACCTGGTTGATAATCGGTCTGTCAGCACGGTAAATGGCGATCGCGCCGCCGCTCCTCTTGCTAGTCACTCTACTCTCGCAGCGCGCAACAAGGGCAACGGAGAAGATGGAGCAAGCACGACAGCGCCGGACGCAGCGGGACCAACAACACAGAATGTGCAGCCGCTCCGATAG
- a CDS encoding type II and III secretion system protein family protein has protein sequence MKVLNNAAGATQPPAITNPQRSAALNRLCYLLCGFALLFPLAASAETKRDGKGEMPRAAPGSTTGTLNITSSQGKTVHLSAPAATIFVADPAIADYQAPSSSTIFVFGKKSGRTSLFALNENGEALAELRIVVTQPLEDLRAALKAEVGDYPIQVSYTPRGAILSGIAPNADVVEAARKVTEQFVGAGAPVVNKIQVAGSLQVNLSVRVAEVSRTAVKDLNINFTASGPNGAFLATGKPGGSGRAGGGGTIGIGFSTGNINLSAVLDALASEHLASILAEPNLTAMSGEAASFLAGGEFPIPVMQDNRQVSVQFRQFGVSLEFVPTVLSNNQIIVRVKPEVSELSTEGEVKINGMAVPALSTRRASTVVELASGQSFAIGGLIRRNFNTDIGEFPWLGDVPILGALFRSSSFQKRETELVIVVTPYIVRPGSNPSQISIPTNRIAPPSDAGRILTNTVARPPQGRDAPRASAPGLTGNAGFIIE, from the coding sequence TTGAAGGTCCTTAATAATGCCGCCGGCGCTACCCAGCCGCCTGCGATCACCAACCCACAACGCTCTGCCGCTCTCAATCGTCTCTGCTACCTCCTATGCGGATTTGCTTTGCTGTTTCCGCTTGCGGCCTCAGCCGAGACCAAGCGGGACGGCAAAGGAGAGATGCCACGTGCGGCACCCGGCAGCACCACGGGCACGCTCAATATTACCTCGTCACAGGGAAAGACGGTGCATTTGAGCGCACCGGCGGCGACCATTTTTGTCGCCGACCCTGCAATTGCCGATTATCAAGCTCCGTCGAGCAGTACAATTTTCGTGTTCGGCAAAAAGTCCGGGCGGACGAGCCTGTTCGCCCTCAACGAAAACGGCGAGGCTCTTGCCGAGCTGCGTATTGTCGTAACCCAACCACTCGAGGATCTACGGGCCGCGCTCAAGGCCGAGGTCGGCGACTATCCAATTCAGGTCAGCTATACCCCGCGCGGGGCGATCCTTAGCGGTATAGCGCCCAATGCCGATGTCGTTGAGGCTGCGAGGAAGGTCACTGAGCAATTTGTTGGCGCGGGCGCCCCGGTCGTCAACAAGATCCAGGTCGCCGGCTCACTGCAGGTAAATCTCAGCGTGCGCGTAGCAGAAGTCTCCCGCACCGCCGTCAAGGATCTCAACATCAACTTCACCGCCTCGGGCCCAAACGGCGCTTTCCTTGCCACCGGCAAACCGGGAGGGTCCGGCAGGGCTGGCGGCGGCGGCACGATTGGGATCGGGTTTAGCACCGGCAATATCAACCTCAGCGCTGTTCTCGACGCTCTCGCCAGTGAGCACCTCGCCTCAATCCTGGCTGAGCCGAACCTGACGGCAATGTCCGGCGAAGCCGCAAGCTTCCTCGCCGGCGGCGAGTTTCCGATCCCAGTCATGCAGGACAACAGGCAGGTTTCGGTCCAATTCCGGCAGTTCGGCGTGAGCTTGGAATTCGTCCCGACAGTGCTCAGCAACAACCAGATCATTGTCCGTGTGAAGCCCGAAGTCAGCGAACTATCGACCGAAGGCGAAGTCAAGATCAATGGTATGGCGGTTCCTGCCCTCTCGACGCGGCGGGCGAGCACCGTGGTCGAGCTCGCCAGCGGCCAGAGCTTTGCAATCGGCGGCCTCATCAGGCGCAACTTCAACACTGATATCGGCGAGTTTCCCTGGCTCGGCGACGTACCGATCCTTGGTGCGCTTTTTCGCTCTTCATCGTTTCAAAAACGCGAAACCGAGCTAGTTATCGTTGTTACACCTTACATCGTACGGCCGGGATCAAATCCAAGCCAGATAAGTATTCCGACCAACCGCATCGCACCGCCATCAGATGCAGGCCGCATCTTGACGAACACGGTGGCACGGCCGCCTCAAGGCCGCGATGCGCCGCGCGCGAGCGCACCGGGACTGACGGGCAACGCCGGCTTTATCATCGAATGA
- a CDS encoding response regulator yields MRILLVDHHADFGRAVKATLVNCGFAVDVTPTLDEASAALDCANYHLVLLESVLPDGDSLDWLKQLRREGRSMPAMMMSSLNDLSRRIATFNAGADDFLPKPVSIDELIARMRAILRRSTQMTAPVVTFGNLHFDPIARQVSVGGRILRIARREVCILEHLLNRAGRTVPRASLEDSLYAFDDEVSTNALEVGIYRLRAHLNQAGATLRIKTARGVGYTLELVGTASAA; encoded by the coding sequence ATGCGAATTCTCCTGGTTGATCATCATGCGGACTTTGGCCGCGCTGTGAAGGCAACGCTCGTGAATTGCGGGTTCGCGGTGGACGTGACGCCCACGCTGGATGAGGCGTCAGCCGCGCTGGATTGCGCAAACTACCACCTCGTACTGCTGGAGTCCGTCTTGCCGGATGGGGATAGTTTGGACTGGTTGAAGCAGTTGCGGCGCGAAGGACGATCAATGCCGGCAATGATGATGAGCAGTCTCAATGATCTCAGCCGCCGGATCGCGACCTTCAATGCGGGAGCGGATGATTTCCTGCCCAAGCCTGTGTCGATCGACGAACTCATCGCTCGCATGCGGGCCATTTTGCGAAGGTCAACGCAAATGACGGCGCCGGTCGTGACATTCGGGAATCTGCATTTCGATCCGATCGCCAGACAAGTCTCGGTGGGTGGCCGGATCCTGAGGATTGCTCGGCGTGAGGTGTGCATTCTCGAGCATCTGCTCAATCGCGCCGGCCGCACTGTGCCGCGCGCTTCGCTGGAAGATAGCTTGTACGCGTTCGATGACGAGGTTTCGACCAATGCGCTGGAAGTCGGGATTTATCGCTTACGCGCGCATTTGAACCAGGCGGGTGCGACGCTCAGAATCAAGACCGCGCGCGGCGTCGGTTACACTCTTGAACTCGTTGGCACAGCATCGGCTGCCTAG
- a CDS encoding VirK family protein, with the protein MKVTGRGLTILLSLLSAASAPARADDPSPKYTEVLRALQAGKNVKLILDMTHCTNADGGKPASATQAGLVINAFRVTSQSGISFANAHQTVDSSGHAVTEYIRHSLSREGKLTVRASKLVVGTTELANQGEFICEVPDGAKFIW; encoded by the coding sequence ATGAAGGTTACTGGCCGAGGACTAACGATCCTGTTGTCCTTGCTTTCGGCCGCGAGCGCGCCGGCAAGAGCCGACGACCCCTCGCCGAAATACACTGAAGTACTCAGAGCCCTCCAAGCGGGGAAGAATGTGAAGCTCATCCTCGATATGACCCACTGTACCAACGCGGATGGTGGCAAACCTGCGTCGGCGACGCAGGCCGGTCTGGTCATCAATGCCTTCAGGGTGACCAGCCAGAGCGGCATCAGCTTCGCCAATGCTCATCAAACGGTCGACAGCTCCGGACATGCCGTGACCGAGTACATCCGCCATAGCCTTAGCCGCGAAGGCAAGCTGACGGTGCGAGCCTCCAAACTTGTCGTCGGGACCACCGAACTCGCGAATCAAGGCGAATTCATCTGCGAAGTGCCGGATGGCGCAAAGTTCATCTGGTAA
- a CDS encoding pentapeptide repeat-containing protein: protein MSQRIGADSECTVNEGAEHYSDPKDKLSSDGEFVRYWSRAADRLLAVAAVRRRTEEAIRRTGIGLQLSSENLSGHDLSDFPLRRCTLNRAQLYGTKLDRADLSEANLICPGLERASFMGAKLDFAYMHAMAAQVCNFDDASLRNVIDATGSLFHGCSMKRTRFDNAMLSGLLVYQCDASDAVFDGAELQGSTINECFLPSASFRFAKLSQVTITKAHLADCSFFQSKGDCLSIVRPISIDGLVLEGAHLPYLRLSKVSGRIRARALSAPFADLHLSNLAGAELEQADLTEARLLSVGLSDANLVGAVLTGASIHSCQLNGADLSSASGESISITESTMRAAKFTGFRGRCAFVRDCDLEHADLSQAYLYRSMITGDPPQSMALNHANFEGSNLVQAYLAADMTESNLEATRAAYVRMNQSSLRDANLSGISPFQASFVKVDFSGAKITTFEPPFFADRCRGLQVALEGRQPREPSSYLAEFSSVIRRGREGST, encoded by the coding sequence ATGTCGCAAAGGATCGGCGCTGATAGCGAGTGCACCGTGAATGAAGGGGCAGAGCACTACTCAGATCCGAAAGACAAGCTTTCATCAGATGGCGAGTTCGTTCGGTACTGGAGCCGGGCTGCCGACCGGCTGCTGGCGGTTGCTGCTGTTAGGAGGCGAACCGAGGAGGCAATCAGAAGGACCGGGATTGGCTTGCAGCTATCCTCCGAGAACCTTAGCGGTCATGACCTATCAGATTTCCCGCTGCGACGCTGTACCCTCAATCGCGCGCAGCTCTACGGAACAAAGTTGGATCGAGCAGATCTTTCTGAGGCGAACCTTATCTGTCCGGGGCTAGAGCGGGCAAGTTTCATGGGGGCCAAGCTCGATTTTGCCTATATGCATGCGATGGCAGCGCAGGTCTGCAACTTCGATGATGCCAGTCTGCGCAATGTAATCGATGCAACCGGCAGCCTTTTTCACGGTTGCAGCATGAAAAGAACACGCTTTGACAACGCGATGCTCAGCGGGCTCCTCGTTTACCAGTGCGACGCGAGTGATGCTGTATTCGACGGCGCGGAATTACAGGGCTCAACCATCAATGAATGCTTCCTCCCTTCAGCGTCCTTCCGCTTCGCAAAGCTGAGCCAGGTCACGATCACGAAGGCGCATCTGGCGGATTGCTCGTTCTTTCAGTCGAAGGGAGACTGTTTATCGATCGTGCGTCCCATCTCGATCGATGGTCTCGTCTTAGAGGGCGCTCATCTTCCGTATCTGAGACTCTCAAAGGTGAGCGGGCGGATTCGGGCGAGAGCCCTGAGCGCCCCATTCGCTGATCTTCACCTATCAAATCTTGCGGGAGCGGAGCTGGAACAGGCAGACTTGACCGAGGCGCGGCTTCTGTCCGTAGGCCTGTCCGACGCGAACCTCGTGGGTGCCGTGCTTACCGGTGCATCTATTCACTCCTGTCAGCTGAATGGGGCGGATCTATCTAGCGCATCAGGTGAAAGCATTTCGATAACAGAGAGCACAATGCGAGCGGCCAAATTCACCGGTTTTCGCGGCCGCTGCGCCTTTGTGCGCGACTGCGATCTGGAGCATGCGGACCTATCCCAAGCTTACCTCTACAGGTCGATGATCACCGGTGATCCGCCGCAATCAATGGCATTGAATCACGCAAATTTCGAGGGATCAAATCTCGTTCAGGCATATCTCGCCGCGGATATGACCGAAAGTAACCTGGAGGCAACGCGAGCCGCATACGTTCGCATGAACCAATCGTCCCTGCGCGATGCGAACCTGAGTGGGATATCGCCGTTCCAGGCCAGTTTCGTAAAGGTGGACTTTTCGGGCGCTAAGATAACCACTTTCGAGCCACCATTTTTCGCCGACCGTTGTCGGGGACTGCAGGTCGCTCTGGAGGGGCGGCAGCCGCGCGAACCATCAAGCTATCTGGCTGAATTCTCATCGGTGATCAGACGGGGTCGAGAAGGGTCAACCTGA
- a CDS encoding pantoate--beta-alanine ligase yields the protein MHLTGLSAGKAFIREVARTGQTIGTVHTLGALHLGHAELIRRAALENDVAIVTVYPNKIQLRPGGSYDFNLDDDIGLALRSGATAVISSSDTEMFPVGYRTYVSQGDCDLRLGGPETYLKEAVTGAIRWICYSRPTRSYFGLKDIGQAILVKRAVADLLLDCEIRFVPTVRYKNGVPISSRLRRFNRSELDELSCLFTALNRSREEIARGASSVKDLVASATSRIEFRQFRLEFVRIVDADNFKDLEQVKLPFLIIGAAMAHGLTVSDSIYVPDQDTLLNGAQDIWIDLPKQS from the coding sequence ATGCATCTGACAGGTCTTTCCGCAGGCAAGGCGTTCATCCGGGAGGTCGCGAGAACAGGTCAGACGATTGGAACGGTCCACACTCTCGGCGCCCTGCATCTTGGGCATGCAGAGCTGATTAGAAGAGCGGCATTGGAGAATGATGTCGCGATCGTCACAGTGTACCCGAACAAGATCCAGCTTAGACCAGGTGGGAGCTACGATTTCAATTTGGACGATGATATTGGACTTGCCCTACGTTCAGGAGCAACTGCCGTGATTTCGTCGAGCGACACCGAAATGTTCCCGGTCGGCTATCGAACGTATGTATCGCAAGGTGACTGTGATTTGCGTTTAGGGGGGCCTGAAACTTATTTGAAGGAAGCCGTTACTGGAGCAATCCGCTGGATCTGCTATTCGAGGCCAACTCGCAGTTACTTCGGCCTGAAAGATATAGGTCAGGCGATCCTGGTAAAGCGCGCCGTCGCAGACCTGCTTCTCGATTGCGAGATAAGGTTTGTGCCGACCGTGAGATACAAGAACGGAGTGCCCATTTCGTCGCGCTTGAGGCGATTTAACCGTTCCGAGCTTGATGAGCTGTCCTGTCTCTTCACGGCACTCAACCGTTCAAGAGAAGAGATCGCCCGAGGAGCGTCAAGCGTGAAGGATCTGGTCGCGTCGGCGACATCTCGGATAGAGTTTCGACAGTTTAGACTCGAGTTTGTTCGGATTGTCGACGCTGATAATTTCAAAGATTTAGAGCAGGTCAAGCTCCCATTCTTAATTATTGGGGCTGCAATGGCTCATGGCCTCACGGTTTCCGATAGCATCTATGTTCCAGATCAGGATACGCTCCTAAATGGTGCTCAGGATATCTGGATCGATTTGCCTAAGCAGTCGTAG
- a CDS encoding cytochrome P450, whose product MNRRLEIHRADDGYIIPLSELDVSEGKRFQDDSIWGCFERLRREDPVHYCQNSAHGPYWSITKYRDIVAVDTNHHAFSSQQGVTIVEVPDKHWTPSFIKMGPPQHAEQRNTVSPIVGPESLTRLETLIRSRVRMILDGLPRNEVFNWVTKVSIELTTQTLATLFDFPFEDRRLLTYWSDAAVTTPKAGYAIDSWDKRSTILSECLDYFTRLWNERINAEPRLDLISLMAHSPVTRHMEPTEFLGNLILLIVGGNDTTRNSITGGLLFMSQYPSELRKLTDNPKLISSAVSEIIRYQTPIAHMRRTAAIDSIVGGKPIRTGDKVVMWYISGNRDEEVIENANSFVIDRKNVRQHLSFGFGIHRCLGRHLAELQLRVLWEEILDGGLKIKVVGEPERIASNFVHGYSALPVRIEA is encoded by the coding sequence ATGAACAGGCGATTGGAAATCCATAGAGCGGATGATGGATATATTATCCCGCTCAGCGAGCTGGATGTAAGCGAGGGCAAGCGCTTTCAAGACGACAGCATATGGGGTTGCTTCGAGCGGTTGCGAAGAGAAGATCCCGTTCACTACTGTCAAAATAGCGCTCATGGTCCATATTGGTCAATAACGAAATACCGGGATATCGTAGCGGTCGACACAAACCACCACGCGTTTTCGTCACAGCAAGGTGTCACCATTGTCGAGGTGCCTGATAAGCACTGGACCCCAAGTTTCATCAAGATGGGGCCTCCCCAGCACGCCGAGCAGCGCAACACGGTGAGTCCGATCGTCGGGCCGGAAAGCCTGACGAGGCTCGAAACCTTGATCCGCTCTCGGGTCCGGATGATTCTCGATGGCTTGCCGCGTAATGAAGTCTTCAATTGGGTAACCAAGGTCTCCATAGAGTTGACGACGCAAACGCTCGCCACGCTGTTCGACTTCCCATTTGAGGATCGGCGACTCCTGACCTATTGGTCGGACGCAGCTGTTACAACTCCTAAAGCAGGCTATGCCATCGACAGCTGGGACAAGCGAAGCACCATCTTGTCGGAGTGCCTGGACTATTTCACACGGCTTTGGAACGAGCGCATCAATGCCGAGCCACGCCTCGACCTGATTTCCTTGATGGCGCATTCACCCGTCACACGCCATATGGAGCCAACTGAGTTTCTTGGGAACCTCATTCTACTGATCGTAGGCGGCAATGATACCACGCGCAACTCGATTACCGGCGGCCTCCTGTTCATGAGCCAGTACCCCTCCGAACTGCGGAAACTAACTGACAATCCCAAGTTGATCTCGAGCGCCGTGTCTGAGATCATTCGATACCAGACGCCGATCGCACATATGCGCCGCACTGCTGCTATAGACAGCATCGTTGGGGGAAAACCGATCAGGACAGGCGACAAGGTCGTCATGTGGTACATCTCCGGCAATAGAGACGAAGAGGTCATTGAGAACGCCAACAGTTTCGTGATCGACCGCAAGAATGTGCGGCAACACCTCTCGTTCGGATTCGGAATCCATCGCTGTCTTGGCCGACACCTTGCGGAACTGCAGTTGAGAGTCCTCTGGGAAGAGATTTTGGATGGGGGATTGAAGATCAAGGTCGTCGGCGAACCCGAGCGAATTGCATCTAACTTCGTGCACGGCTATTCCGCTCTCCCCGTGCGGATTGAAGCTTAG